Proteins encoded within one genomic window of Citrobacter amalonaticus Y19:
- a CDS encoding molybdopterin-dependent oxidoreductase Mo/Fe-S-binding subunit yields the protein MIIHFTLNGTVREMKINPGENVQKLLFNLGMHSVRNSDDGFGFAGSDAILYNGRIVNASLLIAAQLDHAEIRTSESLGKWNSLSLVQQAMVDVGVVQSGYNDPAAALIISDLLARIALPTREEIDDALSGLFSRDAGWQQYYQVIELAVARKNDPQARITVAPTFRDDLTVIGKPWPKTDAAKMVQAKPCYVEDRITPDACVIKMLRSPHAHALITHLDVSKAEALPGVVHVITHRNCPDIYYTPGGQSAPEPSPLDRRMFGKKLRHVGDRVAAVVAESEEIALAALALIDVEYDVLKPVLSIDEAMADDAPVVHDEPVVYVAGAPETLEEDNRHAAQRGEHMIINFPIGSRPRKNIAASIHGHIGDMEKGFAEADVIIERTYHSTQAQQCPAEPHICFTRMDGDRLIIHASTQVPWHLRRQVARLVGMKQHKVHVIKERVGGGFGSKQDILLEEVCAWATCVTGRPVYFRYTREEEFIANTSRHVAKVTVKLGAKNDGRLTAVKMDFRANTGPYGNHSLTVPSNGPALSLPLYPCDNVDFQVTTYYSNICPTGAYQGYGAPKGTFAMTMALAELAEQLQIDQLEIIERNRVHEGQELKILGAIGEGKAPTSVPSAASCALEEILRQGRKMIDWSSPKPQDGDWHTGRGVAIIMQKSGIPDIDQANCMIKLESDGTFIVHSGGADIGTGLDTVVTKLAAEVLHCAPEEVHVISGDTDHALFDKGAYASSGTCFSGNAARKAAENLREKILFHGAQMLGEPVSDVQLAAPGVVRGKQGEVSYGEIAHRAETGTGFGTLVATASYITADFAFPYGANFAEVAVNTRTGEIRLDKFYALLDCGTPVNPELALGQIYGASMRAIGHSLSEEILYDAEGHPLTRDLRSYGAPKIGDIPRDFRAVLVPSDDKVGPFGAKSISEIGVNGAAPAIATAIHDACGVWLREWHFTPEKILTALEKV from the coding sequence TGGATGTCGGCGTCGTGCAGTCCGGTTATAACGATCCTGCCGCTGCGCTTATCATTAGCGATCTGCTGGCGCGTATCGCACTCCCCACGCGTGAAGAGATTGACGATGCGCTGTCCGGTCTGTTCAGTCGCGACGCGGGCTGGCAGCAATATTATCAGGTGATCGAACTGGCGGTGGCGCGTAAAAACGATCCGCAGGCCCGGATTACCGTCGCCCCCACTTTCCGCGACGATCTCACGGTCATTGGTAAGCCCTGGCCAAAAACCGATGCCGCCAAGATGGTCCAGGCCAAGCCCTGCTATGTGGAAGATCGCATCACCCCTGACGCCTGCGTGATTAAAATGCTGCGCAGTCCGCACGCCCATGCGTTGATTACTCATCTCGACGTCAGCAAAGCCGAAGCGCTCCCCGGCGTGGTTCACGTTATCACCCACCGTAACTGTCCCGATATCTACTATACGCCCGGTGGGCAAAGCGCACCGGAACCCTCCCCGCTCGACCGTCGCATGTTCGGTAAGAAACTGCGCCACGTCGGCGATCGTGTTGCCGCTGTGGTTGCAGAAAGCGAAGAGATAGCGCTGGCCGCGCTGGCGCTTATCGACGTGGAATATGACGTGCTTAAACCGGTATTGTCGATTGACGAAGCGATGGCGGACGATGCACCGGTCGTACACGATGAACCAGTGGTGTATGTCGCTGGCGCGCCGGAGACGCTGGAAGAGGACAACCGCCATGCCGCTCAGCGTGGCGAGCACATGATCATCAACTTCCCGATTGGTTCTCGCCCGCGCAAGAATATCGCCGCCAGCATTCATGGTCATATTGGCGACATGGAGAAAGGGTTTGCCGAAGCGGATGTGATTATTGAGCGCACCTACCATTCCACGCAGGCGCAGCAGTGCCCGGCAGAGCCTCACATCTGCTTTACCCGCATGGACGGCGATCGCCTGATCATTCACGCTTCAACGCAGGTACCGTGGCATCTTCGCCGCCAGGTCGCCCGTCTCGTCGGCATGAAGCAGCACAAGGTCCACGTCATCAAGGAGCGCGTCGGCGGCGGCTTTGGTTCCAAACAGGATATCCTGCTGGAAGAAGTCTGCGCCTGGGCGACCTGCGTGACCGGACGCCCGGTCTATTTCCGCTATACCCGTGAAGAGGAGTTTATTGCCAATACCTCCCGCCACGTTGCAAAAGTCACGGTTAAACTGGGCGCGAAGAACGATGGTCGCCTGACGGCGGTCAAAATGGACTTCCGCGCCAATACCGGCCCTTACGGCAACCATTCGCTGACCGTGCCAAGCAACGGGCCGGCGCTCTCGTTACCGCTGTACCCTTGCGACAACGTCGATTTCCAGGTCACCACGTACTACAGCAACATCTGTCCGACCGGGGCGTATCAGGGCTATGGCGCGCCAAAAGGCACCTTTGCGATGACGATGGCGTTAGCCGAGCTTGCCGAACAGCTGCAAATAGACCAACTGGAGATCATCGAGCGCAACCGGGTTCACGAAGGACAGGAACTGAAAATCCTTGGGGCAATTGGTGAAGGGAAAGCGCCAACGTCTGTTCCTTCCGCCGCCAGCTGCGCACTGGAAGAGATCCTGCGCCAGGGGCGGAAGATGATCGACTGGTCTTCCCCCAAACCGCAGGACGGTGACTGGCATACCGGTCGCGGGGTCGCCATTATTATGCAGAAATCCGGGATCCCGGATATCGATCAGGCCAACTGCATGATCAAACTGGAGTCCGATGGCACCTTCATCGTCCATTCCGGCGGTGCGGACATCGGCACCGGACTGGATACCGTTGTCACCAAGCTGGCGGCGGAAGTGCTGCACTGCGCGCCAGAGGAAGTGCATGTCATCTCCGGCGACACTGACCATGCGCTCTTCGACAAAGGCGCTTACGCCTCATCCGGCACCTGCTTCTCGGGGAATGCGGCACGTAAAGCGGCGGAAAACCTGCGTGAGAAAATCCTCTTTCACGGTGCGCAGATGCTGGGCGAACCCGTTTCTGACGTTCAACTGGCGGCCCCTGGCGTCGTGCGCGGCAAGCAGGGAGAAGTGAGTTACGGTGAAATCGCGCATAGAGCGGAGACGGGGACCGGTTTTGGCACGCTGGTCGCCACGGCCAGTTACATCACCGCAGACTTTGCTTTCCCCTATGGGGCGAACTTCGCCGAAGTCGCGGTGAATACCCGCACCGGCGAAATCCGTCTCGACAAGTTCTATGCGCTGCTGGATTGCGGCACGCCGGTCAACCCGGAACTCGCGCTGGGGCAAATTTACGGGGCGTCAATGCGGGCCATCGGTCATAGCCTGAGCGAAGAGATCCTCTATGATGCCGAAGGCCATCCGCTGACCCGAGATCTGCGCAGTTATGGTGCCCCCAAAATTGGCGATATCCCCAGGGATTTTCGTGCCGTGCTGGTGCCGAGCGACGATAAAGTCGGCCCCTTTGGCGCCAAATCAATCTCTGAGATTGGCGTAAATGGCGCCGCGCCTGCCATTGCCACCGCGATTCATGATGCCTGCGGCGTGTGGTTGCGCGAATGGCATTTCACACCGGAGAAAATACTGACCGCGCTGGAAAAAGTGTAG
- a CDS encoding nucleobase:cation symporter-2 family protein gives MSDISRAGSDLIYELEDRPPFHQSIIGAITHLLAIFVPMVTPALIVGTALQLSAETTAYLVSMAMIASGIGTWLQVNRYGMVGSGLLSIQSVNFSFVTVMIALGSGMKNDGFHEELIMSSLLGVSFVGAFLVVGSSFILPYLRRVITPTVSGIVVLMIGLSLIKVGIIDFGGGFAAKSSGTYGNYENIGVGLLVLIVVIGFNCCRSPLLRMGGIAIGLGVGYVVSLCLGMVDFSSMRNLPWVTIPTPFKYGFQFNFHHFLVVGTIYLLSVLEAVGDITATAMVSRRPIQGDEYQSRLKGGVLADGLVSVIASAVGSLPLTTFAQNNGVIQMTGVASRYIGRTIAVMLVLLGLFPMIGGFFTTIPSAVLGGAMTLMFSMIAIAGIRIIITNGLKRRETLIVATSLGLGLGVSYDPEIFKILPASIYVLVENPICAGGLTAILLNIILPGGYRPEEVLPGIASPEETD, from the coding sequence ATGTCTGATATATCACGTGCAGGCTCGGATCTGATTTACGAACTGGAGGATCGTCCTCCCTTTCATCAGTCGATTATTGGCGCAATCACCCACCTGCTGGCCATTTTTGTTCCCATGGTAACGCCAGCATTAATTGTCGGCACCGCGCTACAGCTCTCGGCGGAAACCACCGCCTATCTGGTCTCAATGGCGATGATTGCCTCCGGCATCGGCACCTGGCTGCAGGTAAATCGCTATGGCATGGTCGGTTCCGGTTTACTCTCGATTCAGTCGGTCAATTTCTCATTTGTCACGGTGATGATTGCACTGGGCAGCGGGATGAAAAACGACGGATTTCATGAAGAGTTGATCATGTCATCGCTGCTCGGCGTCTCCTTTGTCGGGGCATTTCTGGTGGTGGGTTCGTCTTTCATTCTGCCTTACTTGCGCAGAGTCATCACCCCGACCGTCAGCGGCATTGTGGTTCTGATGATTGGTCTGAGTCTGATTAAAGTCGGGATCATCGATTTTGGCGGCGGCTTTGCGGCGAAAAGCAGCGGCACCTACGGGAATTACGAGAACATTGGCGTCGGGTTGCTGGTGCTGATCGTGGTGATCGGTTTTAACTGCTGTCGCAGTCCGTTACTGAGAATGGGCGGCATTGCGATCGGCCTGGGCGTGGGCTATGTCGTCTCCCTGTGCCTTGGCATGGTGGACTTCAGCAGTATGCGCAATCTGCCGTGGGTCACCATCCCTACTCCCTTTAAGTACGGTTTCCAGTTCAATTTTCATCACTTTCTGGTCGTCGGGACCATTTATCTGCTCAGCGTACTGGAAGCCGTCGGCGACATTACCGCAACCGCAATGGTGTCCAGGCGTCCGATTCAGGGGGATGAATATCAGTCGCGCCTGAAGGGCGGCGTGCTGGCGGATGGACTGGTCTCCGTCATTGCCTCTGCGGTAGGGTCACTCCCTTTGACGACCTTTGCGCAAAACAACGGCGTTATCCAGATGACCGGCGTCGCCTCACGCTATATCGGACGCACCATCGCCGTCATGCTGGTGTTGCTTGGCCTGTTTCCAATGATTGGCGGCTTCTTCACCACCATTCCCTCGGCGGTGCTGGGGGGCGCAATGACGTTGATGTTCTCGATGATCGCGATCGCCGGGATCCGCATCATCATCACCAACGGGCTTAAGCGCCGTGAAACGCTGATTGTCGCCACCTCTTTGGGTCTGGGTCTGGGCGTCTCCTATGACCCGGAAATTTTCAAAATCCTGCCTGCCTCAATTTATGTGTTGGTGGAAAACCCCATCTGCGCAGGCGGTCTGACCGCCATTCTACTGAATATTATTCTCCCTGGAGGTTACCGGCCTGAAGAAGTGCTGCCGGGCATCGCCTCCCCGGAGGAAACGGATTAA
- the guaD gene encoding guanine deaminase, producing MSGEHTLKAVRGSFIDVTRTVEDPEEIASALRFVEDGLLLIREGKIEWFGEWEEGKHRIPDAIRIRDYRGKLVVPGFVDTHIHYPQSEMVGAYGEQLLEWLNKHTFPTEKRYEDLEYAREMSAFFIKQLLRNGTTSALVFGTVHPQSVDALFEAASHINMRMIAGKVMMDRNAPDYLLDDAESSYLQSKALIERWHKNGRLLYAITPRFAPTSSPQQMAMAQRLREEYPDTWVHTHLCENKDEIAWVKELYPEHDGYLDVYHQYGLTGKNCVFAHCVHLEEKEWDRLSETRSSIAFCPTSNLYLGSGLFNLQKAWRKKISVGMGTDIGAGTTFNMLQTLNEAYKVVQLQGYRLSAYEAFYLATLGGAKALGLDPLIGNFMPGKEADFVVLEPTATPLQQLRYDNSTTLVDKLFVMMTLGDDRSIYRTYVDGRLVYERT from the coding sequence ATGTCTGGAGAACACACGTTGAAAGCGGTGCGCGGCAGCTTTATTGATGTCACTCGCACCGTCGAAGACCCGGAGGAGATTGCCTCAGCGCTGCGATTTGTGGAAGACGGATTGCTGCTGATTCGCGAGGGAAAAATCGAATGGTTTGGCGAGTGGGAAGAGGGGAAACACCGGATCCCTGACGCCATCCGTATCCGTGACTATCGCGGAAAACTGGTCGTGCCGGGATTCGTTGATACCCATATCCACTACCCCCAGAGCGAAATGGTCGGTGCCTATGGCGAACAGTTACTGGAATGGCTGAATAAACACACCTTCCCGACCGAAAAACGCTACGAGGATCTGGAATACGCCCGCGAGATGTCGGCGTTTTTTATCAAGCAGCTGTTGCGTAATGGCACCACCAGCGCGCTGGTTTTTGGCACGGTCCATCCACAGTCCGTTGACGCGTTGTTCGAAGCCGCAAGCCATATCAATATGCGCATGATCGCCGGCAAAGTGATGATGGATCGTAACGCACCGGATTACCTGCTGGACGACGCCGAGAGCAGCTACCTGCAAAGTAAGGCGTTAATTGAGCGCTGGCATAAAAATGGCCGCCTGCTGTACGCCATCACACCGCGCTTTGCACCGACCTCTTCCCCGCAGCAGATGGCGATGGCGCAGCGTCTGCGTGAGGAATATCCCGATACCTGGGTGCATACCCATCTCTGTGAAAACAAAGACGAAATTGCCTGGGTTAAGGAACTCTATCCTGAACATGACGGCTACCTGGATGTGTATCACCAGTACGGGCTGACCGGCAAAAACTGCGTCTTCGCCCACTGCGTACATCTGGAAGAGAAAGAGTGGGATCGCCTGAGTGAAACCCGCTCCAGCATCGCCTTTTGTCCCACCTCTAACCTCTACCTCGGCAGCGGTTTATTCAACCTGCAAAAAGCCTGGCGCAAGAAGATCAGCGTCGGCATGGGAACCGATATCGGTGCGGGAACCACCTTCAACATGCTGCAAACGCTGAACGAAGCCTACAAAGTGGTGCAATTACAGGGTTACCGACTCTCGGCATACGAAGCATTTTACCTGGCGACGCTCGGCGGCGCGAAAGCACTGGGTCTCGACCCTCTTATTGGCAACTTTATGCCAGGTAAAGAGGCGGACTTCGTGGTGCTGGAACCAACGGCGACGCCGCTGCAGCAACTGCGCTATGACAACTCTACAACCCTGGTCGACAAATTGTTCGTGATGATGACGCTGGGCGACGATCGCTCTATTTACCGCACCTACGTCGATGGGCGTCTGGTGTACGAACGGACCTGA
- the ghxQ gene encoding guanine/hypoxanthine transporter GhxQ: MSGDILQTPGASKPRGALDNYFKITERGSTVRQEILAGLTTFLAMVYSVIVVPGMLGKAGFPPAAVFVATCLVAGFGSLLMGLWANLPMAIGCAISLTAFTAFSLVLGQHISIPVALGAVFLMGVVFTAISVTGVRTWILRNLPMGIAHGTGIGIGLFLLLIAANGVGMVIKNPLEGLPVALGAFTSFPVIMSLLGLAVIFGLEKCRVPGGILLVIIAISIIGLIFDPAVKYHGLVAMPSLSGEDGKSLIFSLDIMGALQPAVLPSVLALVMTAVFDATGTIRAVAGQANLLDEDNQIINGGKALTSDSISSVFSGLVGAAPAAVYIESAAGTAAGGKTGLTATIVGCLFLLILFLSPLSYLIPGYATAPALMYVGLLMLSNVSKLDFDDFIDAMAGLVCAVFIVLTCNIVTGIMLGFVTLVVGRVFAREWQKLNIGTVIITVALVAFYAGGWAI; encoded by the coding sequence ATGTCTGGAGATATACTGCAAACCCCCGGCGCGTCGAAACCTCGCGGCGCGCTGGATAACTACTTCAAGATTACTGAACGTGGCAGTACCGTGCGTCAGGAGATACTGGCCGGGTTGACCACCTTTCTGGCGATGGTCTATTCGGTCATTGTGGTGCCCGGAATGCTGGGGAAAGCGGGATTCCCACCCGCCGCCGTCTTTGTCGCCACCTGTCTCGTTGCAGGCTTTGGTTCGCTGCTGATGGGACTCTGGGCCAACCTGCCGATGGCGATCGGCTGCGCCATTTCTCTGACCGCCTTTACCGCGTTCAGCCTGGTGCTGGGACAGCACATCTCGATTCCTGTCGCCCTCGGTGCCGTTTTCCTGATGGGGGTGGTTTTTACCGCCATCTCGGTTACCGGAGTCCGGACCTGGATCCTGCGAAACTTACCCATGGGCATCGCACATGGCACAGGGATCGGCATTGGGCTGTTCCTGTTGCTGATCGCGGCAAACGGCGTCGGCATGGTGATTAAAAACCCGCTGGAAGGACTTCCGGTGGCGCTAGGCGCATTCACCTCATTTCCGGTCATCATGAGCCTGCTGGGACTGGCGGTGATCTTCGGTCTGGAGAAATGTCGCGTCCCTGGCGGGATCCTGCTGGTGATTATCGCCATCTCCATTATCGGTTTGATATTTGACCCTGCCGTCAAATATCACGGTCTGGTCGCCATGCCCAGTCTGAGCGGTGAAGACGGTAAGTCTCTGATTTTTAGTCTTGATATTATGGGGGCCTTACAACCCGCGGTGCTGCCCAGCGTACTGGCACTGGTGATGACAGCGGTATTTGATGCCACCGGCACCATCCGCGCCGTCGCCGGACAGGCGAATCTGCTGGATGAGGACAACCAGATAATCAACGGCGGTAAAGCGCTGACCAGCGACTCCATCAGCTCCGTATTTTCCGGGCTGGTCGGCGCGGCACCGGCGGCCGTCTATATTGAATCCGCAGCGGGAACCGCCGCCGGAGGAAAAACGGGACTGACCGCCACCATCGTTGGCTGTTTATTCCTGCTCATTCTGTTCTTATCGCCTCTCTCTTACCTGATCCCAGGCTATGCGACTGCCCCTGCGCTGATGTACGTCGGCTTGCTGATGCTCAGTAACGTCTCAAAACTGGATTTCGATGACTTCATCGATGCGATGGCCGGTCTGGTCTGCGCGGTCTTTATCGTTCTGACCTGTAATATCGTCACCGGCATTATGCTCGGTTTCGTCACGCTGGTTGTGGGTCGCGTTTTTGCCCGGGAATGGCAAAAGCTGAACATCGGTACCGTCATCATTACCGTCGCGCTGGTGGCGTTCTACGCCGGCGGATGGGCAATTTAA
- a CDS encoding nucleobase:cation symporter-2 family protein: protein MSAIDSQLPSPSGQGRATDEVDRILSPGKLVVLGLQHVLVMYAGAVAVPLMIGDRLGLSKDAIALLISSDLFCCGIVTLLQCIGIGRFMGIRLPVIMSVTFAAVTPMIAIGINPDIGLLGIFGSTIAAGVITTLLAPLVGRLMPLFPPLVTGVVITSIGLSIIQVGVDWAAGGKGNPEYGNPVYLGISFAVLIFILLITRFAKGFMSNVAVLLGIIFGFALSWMMNEVNLSGLHDASWFAIVTPMAFGTPVFDPVSILTMTAVLIIVFIESMGMFLALGEIVGRKLSSQDIIRGLRVDGVGTMIGGLFNSFPHTSFSQNVGLVSVTRVHSRWVCIASGVILILFGMVPKMAVLVASIPQFVLGGAGLVMFGMVLATGIRILSRCNYTTNRYNLYIVAISLGVGMTPTLSHDFFSRLPAVLQPLLHSGIMLATFSAVVLNLFFNGYHHHTGLVQESVSDKNLKVRTVRMWLLMRKLKKNQQDE from the coding sequence ATGAGCGCCATAGATTCCCAACTTCCCTCACCGTCGGGGCAAGGCCGCGCCACCGATGAGGTCGATCGTATATTATCGCCCGGTAAGCTGGTCGTACTCGGTTTACAGCATGTGCTGGTCATGTACGCGGGCGCGGTCGCTGTACCGCTGATGATTGGCGACAGGCTCGGACTCAGTAAAGACGCCATCGCGCTGTTAATCAGTTCCGATCTCTTTTGCTGCGGGATCGTTACCCTGCTGCAATGTATTGGCATCGGCCGCTTTATGGGGATTCGCCTGCCCGTGATTATGTCGGTGACGTTTGCCGCCGTGACGCCGATGATTGCGATTGGCATCAATCCGGATATCGGTCTGTTGGGCATTTTTGGCTCAACCATCGCCGCAGGGGTGATAACCACACTCTTAGCGCCGCTTGTCGGTCGCCTGATGCCGTTATTTCCGCCGCTGGTGACGGGCGTGGTGATCACCTCGATTGGTCTGAGCATCATTCAGGTTGGCGTTGACTGGGCAGCCGGCGGGAAAGGTAATCCTGAATATGGGAACCCGGTCTATTTAGGGATTTCGTTTGCGGTCTTAATTTTTATTTTATTAATCACCCGATTTGCTAAAGGCTTCATGTCCAACGTCGCGGTCTTGCTGGGGATCATCTTTGGTTTTGCGCTCTCATGGATGATGAATGAAGTGAATTTGTCAGGCCTGCACGATGCGTCGTGGTTCGCGATTGTCACACCGATGGCCTTCGGGACGCCCGTCTTTGATCCGGTGTCGATTCTGACCATGACCGCCGTGCTAATCATTGTGTTCATTGAATCGATGGGGATGTTCCTGGCGCTCGGCGAAATCGTCGGTCGCAAACTCTCTTCGCAGGATATCATTCGCGGCCTGCGCGTGGATGGCGTCGGGACCATGATTGGCGGCCTGTTTAACAGCTTTCCCCATACCTCATTTTCTCAAAACGTTGGCCTGGTCAGCGTCACGCGCGTGCACAGTCGATGGGTCTGTATCGCCTCCGGCGTCATCTTAATTTTGTTTGGCATGGTGCCTAAAATGGCGGTTCTGGTCGCCTCCATTCCCCAGTTCGTCCTCGGCGGCGCCGGTCTGGTGATGTTTGGCATGGTACTGGCGACCGGGATCCGCATTCTCTCGCGCTGCAATTACACCACGAACCGTTACAACCTCTACATTGTGGCCATCAGTCTGGGCGTGGGCATGACGCCAACGTTATCGCATGACTTTTTCTCTCGCCTGCCAGCCGTTCTCCAGCCGCTGCTGCACAGCGGCATTATGCTGGCCACTTTCAGCGCGGTGGTACTGAATCTGTTTTTCAATGGTTATCACCACCATACCGGGCTGGTACAGGAATCCGTTTCGGATAAAAACCTGAAGGTCAGAACGGTGCGAATGTGGCTGCTGATGCGCAAGCTGAAAAAAAATCAGCAGGATGAATAG
- the idi gene encoding isopentenyl-diphosphate Delta-isomerase, with protein sequence MRQEHVILLDAQDSPSGTLEKYSAHTANTPLHLAFSSWLFNAEGQLLVTRRSLVKKAWPGVWTNSVCGHPQQDESHEEAVVRRCRHELGVEIASLTPVFPTFRYRAIDPSGIVENEVCPVYAARVTSELQVNRDEVMDYQWSSLEDVLRGTDATPWAFSPWMVMQAADDNARERLREYCRR encoded by the coding sequence ATGCGACAGGAACACGTCATTTTGCTGGATGCACAGGACTCCCCGTCCGGCACGCTGGAAAAATACAGCGCCCACACCGCCAACACACCATTGCATCTTGCCTTCTCCTCCTGGCTGTTCAATGCAGAGGGACAGCTTTTGGTCACTCGCCGTTCGCTCGTGAAAAAAGCATGGCCGGGTGTATGGACGAACTCGGTTTGCGGCCACCCTCAACAGGATGAAAGCCACGAAGAGGCCGTTGTCCGCCGCTGTCGTCATGAGCTGGGCGTGGAGATCGCCAGCCTGACCCCCGTCTTCCCGACATTCCGCTATCGGGCGATCGATCCCAGTGGGATCGTTGAGAATGAGGTTTGTCCGGTCTATGCGGCACGGGTGACCAGTGAACTGCAGGTCAATCGCGACGAAGTGATGGATTATCAGTGGAGCAGTCTGGAGGATGTTTTACGCGGAACTGACGCGACGCCGTGGGCCTTCAGTCCGTGGATGGTGATGCAGGCTGCTGATGATAATGCGCGCGAGCGGCTGCGAGAATATTGCCGACGTTAA